Proteins from a genomic interval of Geodermatophilus obscurus DSM 43160:
- a CDS encoding glycosyltransferase codes for MDESAPTPVSGSAQAAARRALTYVVPAHNSTLAIEPTLRALASRLADRDAEVIVVENGSTDGTPALLLGIAQTWAHPGVPLRLLRSAKGMGNAYRAGIAASRGERVVLTADDLPFGFDDLDAAEGVDPTAHPVVIGSKGHPDSDVDRGLLRRVLSSGFRVLRRVVLGMRTLDPQGTFVLAGDWAREIAPRLVEPGYLVTTELCHVAERSGVRPLEVPVRLSPQHRDHRSRIAVRDVWQMAVGLLAIRRRHAMSAPHGRRLSGSADLPTSARPGPARGPVDPGRR; via the coding sequence ATGGACGAGTCGGCACCCACGCCGGTGAGTGGATCGGCTCAGGCCGCCGCGAGGCGCGCCCTCACCTACGTCGTCCCGGCGCACAACAGCACGCTGGCCATCGAGCCCACGCTCCGCGCGCTGGCGAGCCGACTGGCCGACCGGGACGCCGAGGTGATCGTCGTCGAGAACGGTTCGACCGACGGCACCCCTGCCCTGCTCCTGGGGATCGCGCAGACCTGGGCCCACCCCGGGGTACCCCTGCGGCTCCTCCGGTCGGCCAAGGGGATGGGCAACGCCTACCGCGCCGGCATCGCCGCCAGCCGCGGGGAACGGGTGGTCCTGACGGCGGACGACCTGCCGTTCGGGTTCGACGACCTGGACGCCGCCGAGGGCGTGGACCCCACCGCCCACCCGGTGGTCATCGGGTCCAAGGGGCATCCGGACTCCGACGTCGACCGGGGGCTCCTGCGGCGGGTCCTCAGCTCGGGCTTCCGGGTGCTGCGACGCGTGGTCCTGGGGATGCGGACGCTCGACCCGCAGGGCACGTTCGTGCTGGCCGGCGACTGGGCGCGCGAGATCGCTCCTCGGCTCGTCGAGCCCGGCTACCTGGTGACGACGGAGCTGTGCCACGTCGCCGAACGCTCGGGCGTGCGGCCGCTGGAGGTGCCGGTGCGGCTCTCCCCGCAGCACCGCGACCATCGCAGCCGCATCGCCGTGCGGGACGTCTGGCAGATGGCCGTGGGGCTGCTGGCGATCCGGCGCCGGCACGCCATGAGCGCCCCGCACGGGCGCCGGCTCAGTGGTAGCGCGGACTTGCCGACCTCTGCACGGCCAGGGCCAGCTCGAGGGCCCGTCGACCCTGGACGCCGGTGA
- a CDS encoding Gfo/Idh/MocA family protein: protein MTRVAVVGAGLMGTNHARILRRLPEAECTLVVDQDGRRGRALAASVGAGYSADPGAVAQHAEAAVVAVPSEVHAEVGVPLLQAGVDLLVEKPVATTVEDADALIQAACENDRILMVGHVERFNPVVLQLDGLVEDLLHLEVTRMGPFSPRVTADVVLDLMIHDLELALALAGSDVERVEGIGRRERTDSLDLATALLQFRNGVTATVTASRVGQSKIRRIELTQRANFVVLDLVRQDLTIHRVDRDEFLTEGGARYRQSGHIEIPFLEHHGEPLALELEHFLECVAHRQVPRVTGVQGRRALELALAVQRSASPRYH, encoded by the coding sequence GTGACCCGGGTGGCCGTCGTCGGCGCGGGGCTCATGGGGACCAACCACGCCCGGATCCTGCGTCGCCTGCCCGAGGCGGAGTGCACGCTGGTCGTCGACCAGGACGGCCGGCGCGGCCGGGCGCTCGCCGCCTCCGTGGGCGCGGGGTACAGCGCCGATCCCGGAGCGGTCGCCCAGCACGCCGAGGCCGCCGTCGTCGCCGTTCCCAGCGAGGTGCACGCCGAGGTCGGCGTCCCCCTGCTCCAGGCCGGCGTGGACCTGCTGGTCGAGAAGCCCGTCGCCACGACGGTCGAGGACGCGGATGCCCTCATCCAGGCGGCGTGCGAGAACGACCGGATCCTGATGGTGGGCCACGTCGAGCGCTTCAACCCCGTGGTGCTCCAGCTCGACGGCCTGGTCGAGGACCTCCTGCACCTCGAGGTGACCCGCATGGGCCCGTTCTCCCCGCGGGTCACGGCCGACGTCGTCCTCGACCTCATGATCCACGACCTCGAGCTCGCCCTCGCGCTGGCCGGCTCCGACGTCGAGCGGGTCGAGGGGATCGGTCGCCGGGAGCGGACCGACTCCCTCGACCTCGCGACCGCCCTGCTCCAGTTCAGGAACGGGGTGACGGCGACCGTCACGGCCAGTCGGGTCGGGCAGAGCAAGATCCGCCGCATCGAGCTGACCCAGCGCGCCAACTTCGTCGTCCTGGACCTGGTGCGCCAGGACCTCACGATCCACCGGGTCGACCGCGACGAGTTCCTCACCGAGGGGGGCGCGCGCTACCGGCAGAGCGGGCACATCGAGATCCCCTTCCTCGAGCACCATGGCGAGCCACTGGCGCTCGAGCTAGAGCACTTCCTCGAGTGCGTCGCCCATCGACAGGTCCCCCGGGTCACCGGCGTCCAGGGTCGACGGGCCCTCGAGCTGGCCCTGGCCGTGCAGAGGTCGGCAAGTCCGCGCTACCACTGA